The DNA sequence AATACTATGAAGAATAGCCGTTGTCAGGAATGTCGTTCAGCTTTTATCCGGTTTATTGGGCGAACGCGTTGCTGAACTCCTTATCTTTAGTGTATGAATGAGCGCTTCAAAATATGGCTTAAACGCGTAGGCTGGATAGGTTTCTTCTTCTTCTTGATTAAGGGGCTCCTGTGGTTACTGATCCCGTACCTGATCGCCAAAGGAATTTTATCGATATAGGTCAGGAGGTCTGACAAGCTGATTGGGCCACGACCATGAACACCTGAACACGGCTGAGACGCTGTTTTCGGGTGTTTATTCGTTTACAGACGAGATCCTTTTCTTTCCCTCTTGCTCAATTTTCACCAGTCAACACAATCTTTAGTCCTATACGTACCGTTTACTCAACAAACCGGAGTGCGTTGCTCCGTACTTGTCAACGTAGACAGGTTGATTTTTGTGTTCAAACTATACCCAAGATGACTAGAAACTCAATTTTCGGATGGGCACTTTCGATGGCGCTGGTGGCCGCAACCCAGGTGAGCGTTAGCGCGCAGGATCAGAACACGACGGCACAGACCAGTACAGGATCGACCGCTTCATCGTCCGGAACGGCCATGAAGCCGGGTGGAGCAACTGGAAAGGATCTAACCATCAGTGCGGCAAAATCGGCCAGCCACACCATGCTGTTCCGGGCGCTGCGTGTATCGGGCTTAACGGACCAGGCCAGCGGTAAAGGTCCGTACACCGTTTTTGCTCCTACAAACGACGCATTCGAGAAACTGCCAACCGGGACGTTTGATGAA is a window from the Spirosoma rigui genome containing:
- a CDS encoding fasciclin domain-containing protein — translated: MTRNSIFGWALSMALVAATQVSVSAQDQNTTAQTSTGSTASSSGTAMKPGGATGKDLTISAAKSASHTMLFRALRVSGLTDQASGKGPYTVFAPTNDAFEKLPTGTFDELMKPAAKQKLVKLLAYHVVKGKLMAADLQDGQKLKTVAGGTLTVNKEGDVVTIVDGAGNSATINQADIEATNGVIHSVDTVMMPAAGK